One segment of Aquimarina sp. BL5 DNA contains the following:
- a CDS encoding alpha-2-macroglobulin encodes MKKYIILVFILFITNLNYMMAQDNYQNDWKKVEGFDQQGLPKSSLETVDAIYNKAKKANNTNQITKTLIYKAKYNLVLEENAQLNIIKEFKSEIENSEFPRRNILESILANLYWQYFQEHRWQFYNRTKTSEKVDKEDFRTWDLETLFAEIHLYYEKSLNNGLLAQQTDLAEFNDMLTLSKDSKIYRPTLFDFLSHNALAFYKTSETNITKPAYAFEIDSPDYLKSYEGFSRLNITTEDSLSLQFHALKIYQNLINFHKRDKQPDALIEVNIERLKFIYDNAIFGDKQELLLATLVSEKEKHQNNAASTLYDYEIAILYQTQALTYIHNENETHRWTLQKALKVCEEAITKYPKSRGANNCSHLKDQILEKQVNSIKLESYIPINKSSRILVNYKNLELLYFKVLKVKQSQLKSFQEIYKEKEKIAFLNKLSVAHSWSSTIRDEKDYQNHTTEIAVPGLEQGSYIIVGSTTKDLSEEHTFSFGNLQVTNITLVENNTASETRFQIIDRNNGAPIPKATIKLVSNNQRNSLNQTLITNEKGEASFSKEGYYYNVLATVSKGTDKAYFNGLYLNHYPDYSKPDTSTRHTTFLFTDRSIYRPGQTVYFKGIMMASKGKENPKVVANAPAFAKLIDVNGQEVKLLNFTTNTYGSFAGEFIVPSSGLTGNYSIQTNNYNSTSISVEEYKRPKFETKFNPVTETYKINDSIKLTATATAYAGSNITNAKVVYRVYRQVQYPRWCYWYPRNRTEEQEITYGETKTNDTGEYNITFAALPDKSVAKENQPIFTYKVIADVTDINGETRSTETYVNVGYHALTASINITSEIDKTKKDNTLSIATQNLNNEFVANSGTIKIHKLEAPDCPLRTRPWKAPDYSSFTKEEFKKLFPHDAYGNEDDFRNWEKGSIVFDKTYDTKETKDNAKGSKDISLGNIKKWETGKYIIELTTKDKFGQKVKDIKYITVFDQSDNTIPDNKLFEITTNKSSYTIGDEVILKLSSASEDMIVTVDIEKNQKIIETKLVTLSNNSKTIKIPVNNDDLGGFAVTYSFANYNAYKSGTVAIAVPYKPTELSIETKTFRDKLQPGQQETWSFTVKGPKGDKVTAELLASMYDVSLDQFRPHQWYFNPINRPIYYSYSQRKATRSFTQGNFNIYNGYTRKTSFRYQGYDQLNWFGLYFGQSYRYNNLGSQKRSRLSKSAPAPMASMEMVAEDAEMEEVAIAGSAMKEESEADSIGVENKSNKKDDKKEQSLEGVKIRKNLQETAFFFPKLTTDAEGNVSFNFTAPEALTKWKLQLLAHTKELNAGTQVLETVTQKELMILPNPPRFLREGDQIILSSKVSNISTKDLTGIIELQLIDALTGKSIDADLQNTNIRQDFSVKAAGNTNVSWELQIPDNVQTVQYKIVAKAGDFSDGEQNVLPVLSNRMLVTETLPMWIRSDQTKTFTLDKLKNNTSTTLKNHKLTLEMTSNPAWYAVQALPYLMEYPYECAEQTFSRYYANSLASHIANSNPRIQEVFNQWKNTDALLSNLEKNQELKSLIIQETPWLRDAQSETEQKKRIALLFDLNKMNNELQSALNKLQQVQFGSGAFPWFKGGRENRYITQHIAAGFGHLKKLGVTKFEGKTQNMLQKAVRYLDKEFVKEYNELKKYCERNKIDINKDHLSYTQTHYLYMRSFFSDIKRANSTNEAWEYYMGQSKKYWLKRNLYSQGMLALILNRNNDATTATKIIRSLDEKSITSEELGMYWKSNTASWYWYQAPIETQALMIEVFAEIEQEPKKTEIVDNLKIWLLKNKQTNRWKTTKATTEAVYALLLQGSDWLSVTDMVEIVLGDQKIDPSKMDDVKVEAGTGYFKTSWNGGEIKKDMATAKITKKGKGIAWGALYWQYFENLDKITSAETPLKLKKKLFLKKNTDTGEEITEITDKTQLQLGDLVRVRIELRSDRTMEFVHMKDMRASGLEPINVISQYKYQDGLGYYESTKDASTNFFFDYLPKGVYVFEYDLRVNNKGDFSNGITTIQSMYAPEFSSHSEGVRVKVE; translated from the coding sequence ATGAAAAAATATATCATTCTTGTTTTCATACTCTTTATTACAAACCTAAATTATATGATGGCTCAAGACAACTATCAAAACGATTGGAAAAAAGTAGAAGGTTTTGATCAGCAAGGGTTACCAAAATCCTCCCTAGAAACGGTAGATGCAATCTATAACAAAGCTAAGAAAGCAAACAACACCAACCAGATCACAAAAACCCTGATTTACAAAGCAAAGTATAATCTTGTATTAGAAGAAAATGCGCAATTAAATATCATTAAGGAATTTAAAAGTGAAATCGAGAATAGTGAGTTTCCCAGAAGAAATATTCTAGAAAGCATTTTAGCCAATCTGTATTGGCAATATTTTCAGGAGCATCGATGGCAATTTTATAACAGAACTAAAACTTCAGAAAAAGTAGACAAAGAAGACTTTAGAACCTGGGATTTAGAAACTTTATTCGCCGAAATCCATTTGTATTATGAAAAATCATTGAATAACGGCCTATTAGCCCAACAAACAGATCTTGCAGAGTTTAATGATATGCTTACTCTATCCAAAGATTCTAAAATATATAGACCTACACTTTTTGATTTTTTATCACACAATGCATTAGCCTTTTATAAAACTTCGGAAACCAACATTACCAAACCGGCATATGCTTTTGAGATAGACTCACCTGATTATCTAAAAAGTTATGAAGGTTTTTCTAGATTGAATATTACAACGGAAGATTCATTATCGTTACAATTTCACGCATTAAAAATATATCAAAACCTTATCAATTTTCACAAAAGAGATAAGCAACCTGATGCTTTAATCGAAGTAAATATAGAACGCCTTAAGTTTATCTACGATAATGCTATATTTGGTGATAAACAAGAACTACTATTAGCAACTTTGGTTTCAGAAAAAGAAAAACACCAAAATAATGCTGCTTCTACCTTGTATGATTATGAAATTGCTATACTATACCAAACGCAGGCATTAACGTATATTCACAACGAAAATGAAACACATCGATGGACATTACAGAAAGCCTTAAAAGTTTGCGAAGAAGCTATTACTAAATATCCAAAATCTAGAGGAGCTAATAATTGTAGCCATTTAAAAGATCAAATTCTTGAGAAACAAGTGAACTCTATTAAATTGGAAAGTTATATTCCGATTAACAAGTCATCTAGAATTCTAGTAAATTATAAAAACCTGGAGCTACTCTATTTTAAAGTTCTAAAAGTTAAGCAAAGTCAATTAAAATCATTTCAAGAAATTTATAAGGAAAAAGAAAAAATCGCTTTTCTGAATAAATTATCCGTTGCCCATTCTTGGAGTTCCACAATTCGTGACGAAAAAGACTATCAAAATCATACTACCGAAATTGCTGTTCCTGGATTAGAACAAGGAAGTTACATTATCGTAGGATCAACCACAAAAGATCTAAGTGAGGAACACACATTTTCTTTTGGAAATCTACAGGTTACCAATATCACCCTTGTTGAAAACAACACAGCAAGCGAAACAAGATTTCAGATAATCGACAGGAATAATGGTGCTCCAATTCCTAAGGCTACTATAAAACTAGTTTCTAACAACCAAAGAAATAGCTTAAACCAAACCTTAATCACTAATGAAAAAGGAGAAGCTTCTTTTTCTAAAGAAGGTTATTATTACAATGTTTTAGCAACAGTAAGCAAAGGAACTGACAAAGCTTATTTTAATGGATTATATCTTAATCATTATCCAGATTATAGCAAACCAGATACCAGCACCAGACATACCACGTTCCTTTTCACAGACCGAAGTATTTATAGACCAGGACAAACAGTATATTTCAAAGGAATTATGATGGCATCTAAAGGAAAAGAAAATCCTAAAGTTGTCGCCAATGCACCAGCTTTTGCAAAATTAATAGATGTAAATGGGCAAGAAGTGAAGTTATTGAATTTCACAACGAATACATATGGATCCTTTGCAGGTGAATTTATAGTACCATCTTCAGGATTAACCGGTAACTATAGTATTCAAACAAACAATTATAACAGTACTTCCATTTCTGTGGAAGAATATAAACGTCCTAAATTTGAAACAAAATTTAACCCGGTTACTGAAACTTACAAGATTAACGACAGTATAAAACTTACGGCAACCGCAACCGCTTATGCCGGAAGCAATATTACAAATGCCAAAGTAGTATATCGAGTATACAGACAAGTACAATACCCTCGCTGGTGTTATTGGTATCCTAGAAACAGAACTGAAGAACAGGAAATTACATATGGAGAAACCAAGACGAATGATACGGGTGAATACAATATTACATTTGCCGCATTGCCGGACAAGAGTGTTGCTAAAGAAAATCAGCCAATTTTCACCTATAAAGTAATTGCAGATGTAACAGATATTAATGGCGAAACAAGAAGTACCGAAACCTACGTTAATGTTGGATATCACGCTTTAACTGCATCCATAAATATCACTTCCGAAATTGATAAAACCAAAAAGGATAATACGCTTAGTATCGCTACGCAAAACCTAAACAATGAATTTGTAGCAAATAGTGGAACGATAAAGATTCATAAGTTAGAAGCTCCAGATTGTCCTTTACGCACTCGCCCGTGGAAAGCACCAGATTATAGTAGCTTTACCAAAGAAGAATTCAAAAAATTATTCCCTCATGATGCATATGGAAATGAAGACGATTTTAGAAACTGGGAAAAGGGAAGCATCGTTTTTGACAAAACCTATGACACTAAAGAAACCAAAGACAATGCTAAAGGCAGCAAAGATATATCCCTTGGAAATATTAAAAAATGGGAAACCGGTAAATATATCATAGAACTTACTACTAAAGATAAATTCGGACAAAAGGTAAAAGACATCAAATATATTACTGTATTTGATCAATCAGACAATACCATTCCGGATAATAAATTGTTTGAAATTACAACAAACAAAAGTTCTTATACTATCGGAGATGAAGTAATCCTAAAGCTAAGCTCTGCTTCAGAAGATATGATTGTTACAGTCGATATAGAAAAGAACCAAAAAATTATCGAAACCAAACTTGTTACCTTATCCAATAATAGTAAAACTATAAAAATCCCAGTAAATAATGACGATCTGGGTGGATTTGCAGTTACCTATAGTTTTGCAAATTACAATGCTTACAAAAGTGGTACAGTAGCTATTGCTGTCCCTTATAAACCCACAGAACTTAGTATAGAAACAAAAACATTTAGAGACAAACTACAGCCGGGACAACAAGAAACCTGGAGTTTTACTGTTAAAGGTCCAAAGGGAGATAAGGTAACTGCCGAATTACTAGCAAGTATGTATGATGTTTCTTTGGATCAGTTCAGACCACATCAATGGTATTTCAATCCGATTAACAGGCCTATTTATTATTCATATTCGCAGCGAAAAGCTACCAGAAGCTTTACCCAAGGAAATTTCAATATTTATAACGGATATACCAGAAAAACCAGTTTCCGTTATCAAGGGTATGATCAATTAAATTGGTTTGGTCTATATTTTGGACAAAGTTATCGTTATAACAATCTCGGATCTCAAAAAAGAAGTAGACTGAGTAAATCTGCTCCTGCTCCAATGGCATCCATGGAAATGGTTGCAGAGGATGCAGAAATGGAAGAAGTTGCTATCGCCGGAAGTGCTATGAAAGAAGAAAGTGAAGCAGATTCAATTGGTGTCGAAAACAAAAGCAATAAAAAAGACGATAAGAAAGAACAATCTCTAGAAGGGGTTAAAATTCGTAAAAACCTGCAGGAAACGGCTTTTTTCTTCCCGAAGTTAACTACGGATGCAGAAGGGAATGTAAGTTTTAATTTTACAGCTCCAGAAGCCTTAACCAAATGGAAGTTACAGCTACTTGCACATACCAAAGAACTAAATGCTGGTACACAAGTATTAGAGACTGTTACCCAGAAAGAGTTAATGATCTTACCTAATCCACCAAGATTCCTGCGAGAAGGTGATCAGATTATTCTGAGTTCTAAGGTTTCTAATATTTCTACCAAAGATCTTACGGGTATTATAGAATTACAATTGATAGACGCCTTAACAGGAAAGTCCATTGATGCAGATTTACAGAACACCAATATTCGTCAGGATTTTTCTGTAAAAGCAGCAGGAAATACTAATGTATCTTGGGAGCTTCAGATTCCAGACAATGTACAGACAGTTCAATATAAAATTGTAGCCAAAGCAGGGGATTTCTCTGATGGTGAACAGAATGTATTACCTGTATTGTCTAACAGAATGTTGGTAACAGAGACATTACCGATGTGGATACGTTCTGATCAGACTAAAACATTTACACTAGATAAGCTAAAGAATAATACGTCTACTACCTTAAAAAATCATAAGCTTACCTTAGAAATGACTTCTAATCCTGCTTGGTATGCTGTACAGGCTCTACCTTACTTGATGGAATATCCGTATGAATGTGCTGAACAGACATTCTCTAGATATTATGCCAATTCATTGGCTAGTCATATCGCCAATTCTAATCCCAGAATCCAAGAAGTATTTAATCAATGGAAAAATACCGATGCTTTATTAAGTAATCTGGAAAAAAATCAGGAGCTAAAATCTTTGATTATCCAAGAAACTCCTTGGTTACGTGATGCGCAGAGCGAAACCGAACAAAAGAAACGCATCGCACTACTTTTTGATCTTAATAAGATGAATAACGAATTGCAGAGTGCATTAAACAAGTTACAGCAAGTACAATTTGGATCAGGAGCATTTCCTTGGTTTAAAGGTGGAAGAGAAAATCGCTATATCACACAACATATCGCTGCTGGTTTTGGGCACTTAAAAAAACTAGGCGTTACAAAATTTGAGGGTAAAACTCAGAATATGCTGCAAAAAGCAGTACGATATCTAGATAAGGAATTTGTAAAAGAATACAATGAGCTAAAGAAATACTGTGAGCGAAATAAGATCGATATCAATAAAGATCACCTTAGTTATACACAGACTCACTATCTATATATGCGTAGTTTCTTTTCGGATATCAAAAGAGCTAACAGCACTAACGAGGCTTGGGAGTATTATATGGGACAGTCCAAAAAGTATTGGCTGAAGAGAAACTTATATTCGCAGGGAATGTTGGCTCTGATATTAAATAGAAATAATGATGCTACTACCGCTACCAAAATTATTAGATCATTAGATGAAAAAAGTATCACTAGCGAAGAATTGGGTATGTATTGGAAATCGAATACCGCAAGTTGGTATTGGTATCAAGCGCCGATAGAAACTCAGGCATTAATGATTGAAGTTTTTGCAGAGATTGAGCAGGAGCCTAAAAAAACAGAGATCGTAGATAATCTTAAGATTTGGTTATTAAAGAACAAACAGACCAATCGTTGGAAAACTACCAAAGCCACTACAGAGGCAGTATACGCATTATTATTACAAGGAAGTGATTGGTTATCTGTAACTGACATGGTAGAGATTGTATTGGGCGATCAGAAAATTGATCCAAGCAAGATGGACGATGTAAAAGTAGAAGCCGGAACGGGATATTTTAAAACTTCATGGAATGGTGGTGAAATAAAAAAAGATATGGCTACGGCCAAAATCACCAAAAAAGGAAAAGGGATTGCATGGGGAGCCTTGTACTGGCAATATTTTGAAAATCTAGATAAAATTACCTCTGCAGAAACCCCATTAAAACTTAAGAAAAAATTATTCCTTAAAAAGAATACAGATACTGGTGAGGAGATTACTGAAATCACTGATAAAACACAATTACAACTAGGAGATCTGGTAAGAGTTCGCATAGAATTGCGATCAGATCGAACAATGGAGTTTGTGCACATGAAAGATATGCGTGCATCCGGATTAGAACCGATCAATGTGATCTCGCAATACAAATATCAAGATGGATTAGGATATTATGAAAGCACCAAAGATGCTTCTACTAATTTCTTCTTTGACTATTTACCAAAAGGAGTATACGTTTTTGAATATGATCTACGTGTTAACAATAAAGGAGATTTCTCTAACGGTATCACTACGATCCAGAGTATGTATGCGCCAGAGTTTAGTAGTCATTCTGAAGGAGTACGAGTGAAGGTAGAGTAA
- the murC gene encoding UDP-N-acetylmuramate--L-alanine ligase produces MRVHFIAIGGSAMHNLAMALHQKGDQVTGSDDVIFEPSKSRLDRYGLLPKTFGWYPEKITEDIDAIILGMHAKEDNPELNKAQDLGLKIYSYPEFLYEQSKNKTRVVIGGSHGKTTITSMILHVLHYHEKEVDYMVGAQLEGFDTMVHLTEDNDFMVLEGDEYLSSPIDRRPKFHLYQPNIALISGIAWDHINVFPTFDNYVEQFQIFVDSIVRGGSINYNAEDPEVVNVVENSENQIRKIPYTTPEYRVENGETLLQTPEGEMPIEVFGAHNLSNLAGAKWICQHMGIDEDEFYEAIASFTGASKRLEKIAESATAVAYKDFAHSPSKVSATTNAVKEQYKDKQVVACLELHTYSSLNAEFLKEYEGALNAADEAVVFYSPHAVKIKQLEEVSVDQIEKAFKRDDLIIYTNPDEFKSYLKQKDFSDSALLLMSSGNYGGLDFDEVKEMI; encoded by the coding sequence ATGCGTGTACATTTTATTGCAATAGGAGGTAGTGCTATGCACAATCTAGCTATGGCACTGCATCAAAAAGGAGATCAGGTAACTGGAAGTGATGATGTGATCTTTGAACCATCAAAATCTAGATTAGATCGGTATGGGTTACTACCCAAAACTTTTGGCTGGTATCCTGAAAAGATTACCGAAGATATTGATGCAATTATTTTGGGAATGCACGCTAAGGAAGATAATCCAGAATTAAATAAAGCACAGGATTTAGGATTGAAAATATATTCATACCCTGAGTTTCTTTATGAACAGTCTAAGAATAAAACTCGCGTAGTCATTGGTGGTTCTCACGGTAAAACTACCATAACTTCTATGATTTTGCATGTATTACATTATCACGAAAAAGAAGTGGACTATATGGTTGGAGCTCAACTGGAAGGTTTTGATACAATGGTTCATCTCACGGAAGACAATGATTTTATGGTGCTAGAAGGAGATGAATACCTTTCCTCACCTATAGACAGAAGACCAAAATTTCACTTGTATCAACCTAATATTGCATTGATAAGTGGTATTGCCTGGGATCATATTAATGTATTTCCAACATTTGATAATTATGTAGAACAGTTTCAGATTTTTGTAGATAGTATTGTTCGTGGCGGTAGCATCAATTATAATGCAGAAGATCCTGAAGTAGTTAACGTTGTTGAAAACTCAGAAAATCAGATTCGCAAAATACCATACACTACACCAGAATATAGAGTAGAAAATGGAGAAACTTTACTACAAACCCCAGAGGGAGAGATGCCTATTGAAGTTTTTGGGGCGCATAACTTGAGTAATTTGGCTGGAGCCAAATGGATTTGCCAACATATGGGGATTGATGAGGATGAATTTTACGAGGCCATAGCATCTTTTACAGGAGCTTCTAAGCGATTGGAGAAAATTGCAGAGAGTGCAACGGCTGTTGCTTATAAAGATTTTGCACATAGTCCATCAAAAGTAAGTGCAACAACTAATGCTGTTAAGGAACAGTATAAGGATAAGCAGGTAGTGGCATGTCTTGAATTACATACATATAGCAGTCTCAATGCGGAGTTTCTAAAGGAATATGAAGGCGCGCTAAATGCTGCCGATGAAGCTGTAGTTTTTTATTCTCCTCATGCTGTAAAAATTAAACAGTTAGAAGAGGTTTCTGTAGATCAGATCGAAAAGGCTTTTAAAAGGGATGATCTTATTATTTATACCAATCCAGACGAATTTAAATCATACCTAAAACAAAAGGATTTTAGCGATTCTGCTTTGTTGCTTATGAGCAGTGGTAACTATGGAGGATTGGATTTTGATGAGGTGAAAGAGATGATTTAG
- a CDS encoding FMN-binding negative transcriptional regulator: MYPPKHHQDYNVENIKSVAVAHPFATIISAQGTKPFITHAPLIFHEDKLVGHIDANNPHVNLLKNNYPITSIFQGPQTYISPSIYTTKQLPTWNYIIAHATGIVKEVKDPESIKKSIVIMTEFLEAPNQDFKLSLDDPRMDRLVPYIHCFEIEVQQWEGKFKLSQDKVPTDIDNAKQELIKNNQKSVADFVNGLFEKHF; encoded by the coding sequence GTGTATCCACCAAAACATCACCAAGACTATAATGTAGAAAATATTAAAAGTGTAGCAGTTGCACATCCATTTGCTACCATAATTTCTGCACAAGGAACAAAACCTTTTATTACGCACGCACCTCTTATATTTCATGAGGATAAACTTGTGGGACACATCGATGCCAATAACCCGCATGTAAACTTATTAAAGAATAACTACCCTATCACTAGCATTTTTCAGGGACCACAAACTTATATTTCGCCATCTATTTATACTACAAAACAATTACCTACCTGGAATTATATAATCGCACACGCAACAGGAATTGTAAAGGAGGTTAAAGATCCTGAGTCTATAAAAAAATCTATAGTCATTATGACCGAGTTCCTAGAAGCTCCCAATCAAGATTTTAAATTATCACTAGATGATCCACGCATGGATCGTTTAGTTCCGTATATACATTGTTTTGAAATTGAAGTACAACAATGGGAAGGGAAGTTTAAACTTAGTCAGGATAAAGTTCCTACTGATATTGATAATGCTAAACAAGAATTAATCAAAAACAATCAGAAAAGTGTTGCTGATTTTGTTAATGGATTGTTTGAAAAGCATTTTTAA
- a CDS encoding DUF1569 domain-containing protein: MKSLFDETVKNEIEDRIHKLSNNSVQAWGKMDISQMFYHCQFPLKIALKKEHPPMKPSLLAKLFFKKAMYNDKPWKKSLPTHPKLKVVDAKVFEEEKQTLLKLINEFSEKRTISEWDPHPMFGKFTKDQWGKMQYKHLDHHLQQFNI, translated from the coding sequence ATGAAATCCCTCTTTGATGAAACTGTAAAAAACGAAATAGAAGATCGTATTCATAAATTGTCTAATAACAGTGTTCAGGCGTGGGGCAAGATGGATATTTCTCAAATGTTTTATCATTGTCAATTTCCACTTAAAATCGCGTTGAAAAAGGAACACCCCCCAATGAAACCTAGTTTACTGGCTAAGTTATTCTTTAAAAAAGCAATGTATAATGATAAACCTTGGAAGAAAAGCTTACCAACACATCCAAAACTTAAAGTAGTAGACGCAAAAGTTTTTGAAGAAGAAAAACAGACTTTATTAAAATTGATAAACGAATTCTCTGAAAAAAGAACTATTTCCGAATGGGATCCACATCCTATGTTCGGAAAGTTCACAAAAGATCAATGGGGTAAAATGCAATACAAGCATTTGGATCATCATTTACAACAATTTAATATATAG
- the radC gene encoding DNA repair protein RadC, with the protein MSEHNSSFSIREWDENDRPREKLMVKGKNALSDSELIAILIGSGNRDESAVALSKRILASVDHQINSLGKLSVKQLMKFKGIGEAKAIAIVAGLELGRRRKEEDDPVMYKITSSKDAYNILNPFIGDLEHEEFWVLYLNNSNKVLQKKQISIGGKTGTLVDPRIVYRYALEFGATSIILAHNHPSGSLIPSTSDKALTQKLKHAGVSLDIKLLDHLIITEKEYFSFADEVML; encoded by the coding sequence ATGAGTGAACATAATTCTTCATTTTCTATCAGGGAATGGGATGAAAATGATCGTCCAAGAGAGAAATTAATGGTTAAAGGGAAGAATGCGCTGAGTGATTCTGAATTGATTGCTATTTTGATAGGTTCAGGTAATCGCGATGAAAGTGCTGTAGCATTAAGTAAGAGAATTTTAGCTAGTGTGGATCATCAAATCAATTCATTAGGAAAACTCTCGGTAAAACAGTTAATGAAATTTAAAGGTATAGGAGAGGCAAAAGCAATTGCTATTGTTGCTGGATTAGAACTAGGTAGAAGAAGGAAGGAAGAAGACGATCCGGTGATGTATAAAATCACTAGTAGTAAAGATGCATATAATATTCTCAATCCTTTTATAGGAGATTTAGAGCACGAGGAGTTTTGGGTGCTTTATTTGAACAATTCAAATAAAGTGTTACAGAAAAAACAGATTAGTATTGGAGGGAAGACAGGAACATTAGTGGATCCCAGAATTGTATACAGATATGCATTAGAGTTTGGTGCAACTTCTATAATACTGGCTCATAATCATCCTAGTGGATCGTTAATCCCAAGTACATCAGATAAAGCACTGACTCAAAAGCTAAAACACGCAGGAGTAAGTTTAGATATAAAATTATTAGATCACTTAATAATAACAGAAAAGGAGTATTTTAGCTTTGCAGATGAAGTAATGCTATAA
- a CDS encoding polysaccharide deacetylase family protein → MLLVYVQKITPRVSYTFRHICKRILGLEVDFASKIESFIAHDGPKLSYGKQPLGKELYFQSVDLLFEHGFNEVDIQVFPWEDTQCFFQVKHSDAVLPFDIFAATFYLLTRYEEYLPHVKDELGRFTATESIAYTNGFLEEPVVDIWVYKFKNVLKEKYPNIEFQEKQFSILPILYINQTFAYWQKGILRSIGGGVRDLWQLKISEVTDRVKVMLGLKKDPYNTFDFVIDLQKKNVKKCIMFFGLGDYTNYEKNINHNNPEHKGIIKHVSDYIDIGLKVSYEAISDLVVLKKEKMRIENIVNRQLQYSLCAFYKIKLPEAYRNFIELEVKEDYSMGYPGHSGFRAGTCTPFMFYDLDYEVQTPLVIHSFCCTPKSFENAENEYAVKQELDAYIEKIKKVNGLFIPVFSNGLFSELNEQTYWKSILEFIWNKDENRKT, encoded by the coding sequence ATGCTATTAGTTTATGTTCAAAAAATAACTCCCAGAGTATCTTATACGTTTCGGCATATTTGTAAACGAATTTTGGGATTAGAAGTTGATTTTGCTTCTAAGATAGAATCATTCATTGCGCATGACGGACCTAAACTGTCATATGGTAAGCAGCCATTGGGAAAAGAACTTTATTTTCAGAGTGTTGATTTGCTTTTTGAGCACGGATTTAATGAGGTAGATATTCAAGTTTTTCCTTGGGAAGATACTCAGTGTTTTTTTCAGGTAAAACACTCTGATGCAGTATTGCCATTCGATATTTTTGCAGCTACGTTTTATCTTTTAACTAGATACGAGGAGTATCTTCCGCATGTAAAAGATGAACTTGGAAGATTTACGGCTACAGAAAGTATCGCGTACACAAACGGATTTTTGGAAGAACCGGTTGTTGATATATGGGTATATAAATTCAAGAATGTTTTAAAAGAAAAATATCCAAATATAGAATTTCAGGAAAAGCAATTTAGTATTCTTCCAATTTTATACATAAATCAAACTTTTGCATATTGGCAAAAAGGAATTTTAAGATCAATAGGAGGAGGGGTACGCGATCTTTGGCAGTTAAAAATTAGTGAGGTAACCGACAGGGTTAAGGTAATGTTAGGGTTGAAAAAAGATCCATATAATACTTTTGACTTTGTTATTGACTTACAAAAAAAGAATGTCAAAAAATGTATTATGTTTTTTGGTCTAGGTGATTATACTAATTATGAGAAAAATATCAATCATAATAATCCAGAACATAAAGGAATCATTAAACACGTTTCGGATTATATAGATATTGGACTTAAGGTGTCTTATGAAGCTATTTCGGATTTAGTGGTGTTAAAAAAAGAGAAAATGAGAATTGAGAATATTGTAAACAGACAGTTGCAATATTCGTTATGCGCTTTTTATAAAATAAAGTTACCCGAAGCCTACAGAAATTTTATAGAACTAGAGGTAAAAGAGGACTATTCTATGGGGTATCCAGGACATTCTGGTTTTAGAGCAGGAACCTGTACACCTTTTATGTTTTATGATCTGGATTATGAGGTACAAACACCATTGGTAATACATTCTTTTTGTTGTACTCCCAAAAGTTTTGAGAATGCCGAAAACGAATATGCTGTAAAGCAAGAGTTAGATGCTTATATAGAGAAAATTAAAAAAGTAAACGGGTTATTTATTCCGGTTTTTAGTAATGGTTTGTTTAGTGAGCTTAATGAACAAACTTATTGGAAATCGATATTGGAATTTATTTGGAACAAAGATGAAAATAGAAAAACTTGA